The Devosia sp. 1566 sequence GGTGAAGAACTCGGCCGCATACTTGCCCTGCTCGCGCGGGCCGTAGCTCGAGCCCTTGCGGCCACCAAACGGCACGTGGAAGTCGACGCCCGCCGTCGGCACATTGACCATCACCATGCCCGCTTCGGCATTGCGCTTGAAGTGGGTGGCATATTTCAGCGAGGTCGTGACGATACCCGCCGACAGGCCAAACGGGGTGTCGTTGGAAACGGCGAGCGCTTCCTCATAATCCTTGACCCGGATCACCGAAGCGACCGGCCCGAAGATTTCCTCGCGCGAAATGCGCATCTGGTTGGTGGTTTCGGTAAAGAGCGTCGGCTGGAGAAAGTAGCCCTCGGTGTCCTTCTGGACGCGCTCGCCGCCGGCCACCAGCTTGGCGCCTTCCTGCTTGCCGATCGCGATATAGTCGGTGTCCTGCTTGAGCTGGTTGGGATCAACCACCGGTCCGATTTCGGTGTTCTTGTCCAGCGCATGGCCGACGCGCAGATTGCGGGCGCGCTCCGCCAGACCCTCGACGAACGCATCATGGATGCCTTCGGTCACGATCACGCGCGAAGAGGCCGTGCAGCGCTGGCCGGTCGAGAAGAACGCCGACTGCGCCACGCTTTCGATCGCGACCTTGAGGTCGGCATCGTCCAGCACCACGACCGGGTTCTTGCCGCCCATTTCGAGCTGGAACTTGCGGTTGTGCTCGATGGAAGCCGCAGCCACACGCTTGCCGGTGCCGACCGAGCCGGTGAAGCTGATGGCAGTCACATCGGGGCTGTCGAGCAGAGTCTGGCCCACGACCGAACCCTTGCCCATGACGAGGTTGAGCACGCCCTTGGGCAGCCCCGCGCGCTGCAGGATATCGACAATGGCCCAGGTCGAACCGGGCACGAGGTCTGCCGGCTTGATCACGACGGTATTGCCATAGCAAAGCGCCGGCGCGATCTTCCAGCTCGGGATGGCAATGGGGAAGTTCCAGGGCGTGATGATGCCGATCACCCCGATGGGCTCGCGGGTGATCTCGACACCGACGCCGGGGCGCACGCTCTGGACCACTTCGCCCGTCAGGCGCAGCACTTCGCCGGCAAAAAAGTCAAAGATCTGCCCCGCGCGGGTCACTTCGCCGATGGCTTCGGGCAGGGTCTTGCCTTCTTCCCGGCTCAGCAATTCGCCCAGTTCGGCCTTGCGGGCAAGGATCTCGTCGGCGGCCTTGCGCAAGATGGCATGGCGCTCGAGAATGCCCGAGCGCGACCAGGCGGGAAATGCCGCCTTGGCCGCAGCAATGGCCTGCTTGGTGTCTTCGGCCGAGGCGCGTGCATAAACACCCACAACTTCGGCCGTGTTGGATGGATTGATGTTCTCGGCGCCATCCGAGCCGACCCATTCGCCGTCGATCAGGTTCTGGTAGAGGTCAGTCATGGTTTCGTGCCTTTCCGAAAAGCCTTAAAGCAGGTTCGCGTTGGCCAGATCGCGCAGCAGGTGGCTGGCGCCATAGGTCCAGGGCGGACATTGGGTGGACAATTGCACCCGGTTGGTGAGCTTCCCCAGCGAAGGGGTCGAGATCGACACCACATCGCCCAGCTTGTGGGTAAAACCCTTGCCGGCGCCGCCGCGATCCTTAACCGGGGCGAACATGGTGCCGAGATAGAGCACCAGGCCGTCGGGATATTGATGGTGATCCCCGATCGTGGCTGCAACCAGCGATTCCGGCGTACGCGAGATCTGGCTCATGGACGAATGGCCATCGAGTTCGAAGCCATCCTCACCTTCCACCCGCAGCGTAATCTCGGCATTGCTGACCGTTTCGAGCGTGAAGTCGCCGCTGAAGAGGCGGATGAACGGGCCGAGCGAAGCCGAGGCATTGTTGTCCTTGGCCTTGCCCAGCAGCAGCGCCGAACGGCCTTCCACGTCGCGCAGATTGACGTCATTGCCCAGCGTCGCGCCGATGATCGCGCCCTTGCTGGTGACCACCAGCGCCACCTCGGGCTCGGGATTATTCCAGCTCGATACGGGGTGCAGACCCACATCGGCGCCATACCCCACCGAGCTCATCGGCTGGCCCTTGGTGAAGATCTCGGCGTCAGGTCCAATGCCGACTTCCAGGTACTGGCTCCACACGCCCCGCTCGATCAGCGCTGCCTTGACGCGTGCGGCCGTTTCCGAGCCCGGCACCAGTTCGGACAAGTCCGTGCCGATGAGGTCGAGAATTTCTGTGCGAAGGGAATCGGCGCGGCTTTTGTCGCCGCGTGCCTGCTCCTCGATCACGCGCTCGAGCAGGGACACCACGAAAGTGACGCCCGAAGCCTTGATCGCCTGCAGATCGATGGGTGACAACAGGCTTGCCTGGCTGGCATCGAGTTGGGGGGCATGGCTGTTGCGCAGCACCGGCTCCACGGGACCGATCGGCGTGCCACGCGCTGAACTGACATATCCCGCCGCATCTTCGCTTTCGGCAATGTCGCGCACTGTGGCAAAACCGGGCGCCGTGATGTCCAGCAGCACGTCGTCCCGCACCGTCACCACGCGTGGATGGTTGTGTCCCGGCACTCGTGCCCGCCCCAGCAACACGCCCTCGGGATAATCCTGCCCGCTCATATAATGCTCCCTCCGCTTATGGGGTTTGACTACTCTCGAGCGCCCGCTCGCGCAAGACCTCGCGGCGCCCGAAGCGTTCGGCTGCGCTAAACGATTACCCACAGCCTTGTTCAACTTCGGTTCAGCTGTGCCGCAATACTGACGCATTGACTGGGGAAGTCTCCCCGCCCCTGATGGAGTGTTCAGATGCGTCACCTTGCTGCTCTTTTGCCCCTCGCCCTCGTGGCCGGTTTTGCCCTGCCGGCCTATGCCGGAACCATCTCCATCGAAGGCCGTGGCGAAGTCACCGCCGCCCCCGATACCGCCTTCATTACCTCGGGTGTGACCACGCAGGGCGCCACCGCCCGCGAAGCGCTCGACCTAAACACCAAGGCCATGGCCGAGCTGATCACCGAGCTCAAGGCTTCGGGCATCGAGGCCCGCGACATCCAGACCTCGGGTTTCTCAGTCAGCCCCAATTATGTTTATTCCGACGAGCGCGACACCAACGGCTATACCCTGCCGCCTCGCATCGCCGGCTACCAGGTGGCCAATGTCGTGACTGTCAAGGTTCGCGCGCTCGACCAGCTCGGCGCCATTCTCGACAAGTCGGTGACCATCGGCGCCAACACCATCAATGGCGTGTCCTTCAGCGTCGAGGATCCAAGCGAATTGTTGGACGAGGCCCGTAAGGCAGCCTTTGCCGATGCCCGCACCAAGGCCGAGCTTTATGCTACTGCCGCCGGCGGTTCACTCGAGGAGATTGTCTCCATCAACGAAAGCCAGAACTTCACTGGGCCGCAGCCATTCGAGGCGCGCAGCATGGCCGCCGCAGCCCCGCAAAAGGATGTTCCTGTCGAGGCTGGCGAGCTCAGCTTCGCCATCAATGTCTCGGTGCAATGGGAACTCGACACCGACAAATAAGAATCCCACTCTCCTCTCGCGAGGGGTATGGGCGATGGGGGCGGACCACCGTAGTCAAACCGCCCCCATCAACCTATCCAGCCAACACCTTCCAGAGCATGTTGAGCCCGACCAGCACCAGGAACGCCGCGAACAGATAGCGCAGCGTTTTTTGGTCCAGCCGATGCGCCAGCGCCGCCCCATAGGGCGCGAACACTGCTGCAAGCGTTCCCACCAGCACCAGCGCGACCAGGTTGATGTAGCCCAGGCTGAGTGGGGGCAGGCCCGGCACGCCCCAGCCCGAAATGATAAAGCCCAGCGTTCCCGAGACGGCGATGGCCACCCCGATCGCCGCTGAGGTCCCGACCGCGGCATGCATGGTGGCACCAAAGGCGACCAGCGTTGGCACGGTGAGCGAGCCGCCCCCGATCCCCATTAGCGCGGAATTATAGCCAACAATGCTGGCCGCGATCCGGTGCACCAAGCGCGAGCCGTTCAGGTGCCCCATCAAGCGGGTCTGCCAGCTGGACACAATATTGGCGGCGATCAGAAAGGCCATCACCGCAAAAACGATCCGCAAGGCATCGCCGGAAAATAACCCCGCCATCAAACCACCCAGGAATGTCCCCGCGACAATGAATGGCACCCAAAGCTTGAGCGTCGGCACATCCAGCGCCCCACGCGCCAGATGCGCCCGTGCGCTCATCAGGCCGGTGGGAATAATGATGGCGAGCGAGGTACCCACCGCGGCGTGCTGCACCACATCGGCATCGAACCCTAGCAGGAGCAGCGCATTGCTCAATGCCGGCACGATGATGGCACCACCCCCGATCCCCAGCAGACCCGCGGCAAGGCCGGAGAACACCCCGGTCACCATGAGGCCCAGTACGAAGGGCCAGTACCCGACCAGTTCAGTCCAGGCCATCAGCGCTCTCCTGACAGGTGCAGCACGACCTCCCGCCAATGCGGGCGGCGGCGGTGCTCGAACAAAAACAAGCCCTGCCAGGTCCCGAATACCGGGGCGCCGCCCATCACCGGAATACCGATCGAGGTCTGGGTAAGGGCAGTGCGCAGATGCGCCGGCATATCGTCGGGACCCTCGGCGGTATGCACCAGCCAATCCATGCCCTCGGGCACCAGCCGCTCAAAATAGCCCTGCATGTCGGTTTGCACATCCGGATCGGCATTTTCCCCGATCAGCAGCGAGCATGAAGTATGCCGGCAAAACACGGTCAGCAGCCCCGTGCCGACCTCAGCGCGCGTGACCACGTCCCGAGCCTTGGCGGTGAACTCGTAAAGCCCCTGCCCCTGGGTCGGGATCGTCAGCGTTTCAATGATCTGGTGCATGCAAGGTCCACGAGCCTGTTCCCGCCCTAGCATGGCGCCCGTCGCGCCGCCACTGGCCTACGCCGCAATCGCGCCATCTTTGGCTTCAAGACAGTAAGCCGCAGCGCTCTGGT is a genomic window containing:
- a CDS encoding aldehyde dehydrogenase family protein; translated protein: MTDLYQNLIDGEWVGSDGAENINPSNTAEVVGVYARASAEDTKQAIAAAKAAFPAWSRSGILERHAILRKAADEILARKAELGELLSREEGKTLPEAIGEVTRAGQIFDFFAGEVLRLTGEVVQSVRPGVGVEITREPIGVIGIITPWNFPIAIPSWKIAPALCYGNTVVIKPADLVPGSTWAIVDILQRAGLPKGVLNLVMGKGSVVGQTLLDSPDVTAISFTGSVGTGKRVAAASIEHNRKFQLEMGGKNPVVVLDDADLKVAIESVAQSAFFSTGQRCTASSRVIVTEGIHDAFVEGLAERARNLRVGHALDKNTEIGPVVDPNQLKQDTDYIAIGKQEGAKLVAGGERVQKDTEGYFLQPTLFTETTNQMRISREEIFGPVASVIRVKDYEEALAVSNDTPFGLSAGIVTTSLKYATHFKRNAEAGMVMVNVPTAGVDFHVPFGGRKGSSYGPREQGKYAAEFFTVVKTAYTAAG
- a CDS encoding fumarylacetoacetate hydrolase family protein, which translates into the protein MSGQDYPEGVLLGRARVPGHNHPRVVTVRDDVLLDITAPGFATVRDIAESEDAAGYVSSARGTPIGPVEPVLRNSHAPQLDASQASLLSPIDLQAIKASGVTFVVSLLERVIEEQARGDKSRADSLRTEILDLIGTDLSELVPGSETAARVKAALIERGVWSQYLEVGIGPDAEIFTKGQPMSSVGYGADVGLHPVSSWNNPEPEVALVVTSKGAIIGATLGNDVNLRDVEGRSALLLGKAKDNNASASLGPFIRLFSGDFTLETVSNAEITLRVEGEDGFELDGHSSMSQISRTPESLVAATIGDHHQYPDGLVLYLGTMFAPVKDRGGAGKGFTHKLGDVVSISTPSLGKLTNRVQLSTQCPPWTYGASHLLRDLANANLL
- a CDS encoding SIMPL domain-containing protein, which produces MRHLAALLPLALVAGFALPAYAGTISIEGRGEVTAAPDTAFITSGVTTQGATAREALDLNTKAMAELITELKASGIEARDIQTSGFSVSPNYVYSDERDTNGYTLPPRIAGYQVANVVTVKVRALDQLGAILDKSVTIGANTINGVSFSVEDPSELLDEARKAAFADARTKAELYATAAGGSLEEIVSINESQNFTGPQPFEARSMAAAAPQKDVPVEAGELSFAINVSVQWELDTDK
- a CDS encoding sulfite exporter TauE/SafE family protein, with amino-acid sequence MAWTELVGYWPFVLGLMVTGVFSGLAAGLLGIGGGAIIVPALSNALLLLGFDADVVQHAAVGTSLAIIIPTGLMSARAHLARGALDVPTLKLWVPFIVAGTFLGGLMAGLFSGDALRIVFAVMAFLIAANIVSSWQTRLMGHLNGSRLVHRIAASIVGYNSALMGIGGGSLTVPTLVAFGATMHAAVGTSAAIGVAIAVSGTLGFIISGWGVPGLPPLSLGYINLVALVLVGTLAAVFAPYGAALAHRLDQKTLRYLFAAFLVLVGLNMLWKVLAG
- a CDS encoding secondary thiamine-phosphate synthase enzyme YjbQ, with protein sequence MHQIIETLTIPTQGQGLYEFTAKARDVVTRAEVGTGLLTVFCRHTSCSLLIGENADPDVQTDMQGYFERLVPEGMDWLVHTAEGPDDMPAHLRTALTQTSIGIPVMGGAPVFGTWQGLFLFEHRRRPHWREVVLHLSGER